Genomic DNA from Mycolicibacterium helvum:
CCGCTGACCGCCGCGGCCAGCGCTGCGCCGGAGTCGCGGCGGTCGATCCAGATGACCTCGGCGTTCTGGGCGACCGGCAAGTATCTGTCGTCGTCATGGCCGGCGGCGAGGAACACCGTGGCGGGGGTCTCCCCGATCGAGTCCAGCAGTGAGTTGATTGCGGGCAATGACGCTGTGTCACCGACGATCACGTAGCCGGCCGGCGGCGGGGTGGGCAGGGCAAAACTGCTGCCGAGCACGGTCGCCCCGATCGTGTCACCGGGTTGGGCCGCACAGGCCCAACGCGATGCGATACCGTCGTGCAGCGCGAATTCGATGTCGACGGTGTCCCCCGCCGGGTCAGGGTTCACCAGTGTGTAGCCCCGCTGGTGAAGTTTCGAGCCGTCGGGGAACCACATCCGGATCCACATGGTCGGATGAACTACTCGGCCGGCCAGCAGTCCACCGGCAGAGAAGTTCAACCGCAGGTAGTGCTCGCTGATCTGCTCCCGACCGGTCACGGTCAGTTCGTATTCGCCGGCGCCGAAGAGCTTGAGCACGGCTGCCTGCCAACCCCTCGACGGCCTGTCGTCCACGCGCTTGTTGTCAACCATGGGAGTTCCCCTCCGTCAATTGACCAGGCGTGCAGCCGATAACGGGTGTAGCGCAGCCAGCGCACTGGCCTGCCGCCCCGGGATCGGCACCAACCCAGGTGGGGGTGTGCTCGGCTGACTTTCGGTGCGGATCGCCGCGCCAGCCCTGATCCGGTCGAGCGGCGACGTTCCAGCGATCTCCACCACCGTCCAGGTCTCGGCGGCGACCGCCGAGCTCACATCCGCCAGCGCCTCGGGAGTCTTGGCAGCGTAAGTGGTCAGGTAGCCGCGCGCGTCGGTGACCGACTGCCACCGTTCGCGCGCACCCGCCACCACCAGGTCCGGCACCTCGTCTGGGGAGGCGATCGTTGCCATCCAGCCAATTTCACGCAGTTGACTGATAAGTCGGCGAGCTGCGTTCTCAGCGGTCTGGCGCAGGGGTATCTGCGCCGACCTGCCCTGAAGGGCACTCAGATTCCGCGCGCCGCTGAAGGTCAGTCCGATCCATGTCGTCACCTCCGCCTGGGTGCTGCGGGTGGTGACCCGCACCGAGTCGCACCGCAATCCATAGCGATCGAGGTAGCTGGCCAGCAGACCAGGCGGTAGTTCACGATCACGGCTCTCGACGCGCACCAGCACCGTGGTGATCGCGTCGGCACCCGTCCAATGCAGGTCAGCCGGCGCCGCCTGAATCGCCTTGCGGTGCAGCAGCACCCGCAGGCGCTGACCGACGATTGTGGTGAGGTAGCGGCCACGCCACCAGAACAGCGACACCAGAACCACCGCGGCGGCGACTCCCAACACCCACTGGTCGTTGGTCGACCGCCACGGGTAGGTCAGCACCGCCGAAACGACCGCCAGCAGAACGACGGTGAGTCGCCCAGCGCCAGGCATCCCGCTCATTCCAGTTCCTCCTTGCGTCTACGTGTGACGGCAGCGACAGCGACCACGGCAGCCGCGAGCACGCCGGTCCCGACGAACGCCACCGTGCGCGGTGTGTGGTCGACCGTCGGTGGCGGCGCCGGCGCCGCAATGCGTTTGGTGGCCGGTGCCGGCGCGTTGTCACTGCCGGAATCGATGGTCCAGGTCAGCGCTGCGACCGGAGCGAGAGTTCCGGCACCGACGAGGTTCGACGGATCCTGCGCGCCGTTGTGCGCGGTCGACGTCAGCCGCCGCACCACCTCGTCGGCGTGCATTCCTGGGTAACGACTGCGGATCAGGGCCGCCGTGCCGGCCACGTAGGCGGCGGCGAAACTGGTGCCGTCCAACGGCGCCATCCCGCCGCGGCCATCGGGCATTCCGTTGGCCAACCCGCCCATGGCGTCATTGCTCACCGACACGATGTTCTTCCCTGGCGCAGCGATGCCCACCCACGGTCCGGCCATCGTGAAGTCGGCAGGTTGTCCGTCGGCGGTCAGCGCTGCGACAGACAGCACGTACGGCTGCCACCAGGACGGCACCGACACCGACGTCACACCGGCCCAGTTGCGTGGATCGTCGCGGCGCGCCGGATCGCCAACCGGGTTCGATGCGCACTGCATTCCCGGCGTACCGACCGTGCTAGCGCCGGAATTGCCCGCGGCGGAGACGATGACCACGTCCTTGTCGATCGCGGCATAACGCAAAGCCGCACCAAGCGTCTGCTGATCGCCCAGTCGGTCGGGCGCCAAGCAAGCGGCCGTCGAGATGTTGATGACGGTGGCGCCGAGGTCGGCGGCACGGACCACAGCGCGGGCCAGCGTATCGATCTCCACACTGGCCTGCACCGACGCGGGGTCTTTCCCGCCGGCGTTGGGCGAGAATCTGGGCGAGGTCTGCCGAATCGACAACAGTCGCGCTCCCGGTGCGACGCCAGTAAATCCATCGGGACCGGGCTGACCCCCGATGATCCCGGCGACCAGCGTGCCGTGCCCGTCACAGTCGGTCAGGCCATCGCCGCCAGAAAGATAGTCACCGCCGCCGATCACATTGGGTAGCCGTGGGCCC
This window encodes:
- a CDS encoding siderophore-interacting protein; its protein translation is MVDNKRVDDRPSRGWQAAVLKLFGAGEYELTVTGREQISEHYLRLNFSAGGLLAGRVVHPTMWIRMWFPDGSKLHQRGYTLVNPDPAGDTVDIEFALHDGIASRWACAAQPGDTIGATVLGSSFALPTPPPAGYVIVGDTASLPAINSLLDSIGETPATVFLAAGHDDDRYLPVAQNAEVIWIDRRDSGAALAAAVSGAAYDAADHFGWVACDNRTTRAVAKILREEYRIPRASIKAQAYWAEGA
- the eccE gene encoding type VII secretion protein EccE, which encodes MSGMPGAGRLTVVLLAVVSAVLTYPWRSTNDQWVLGVAAAVVLVSLFWWRGRYLTTIVGQRLRVLLHRKAIQAAPADLHWTGADAITTVLVRVESRDRELPPGLLASYLDRYGLRCDSVRVTTRSTQAEVTTWIGLTFSGARNLSALQGRSAQIPLRQTAENAARRLISQLREIGWMATIASPDEVPDLVVAGARERWQSVTDARGYLTTYAAKTPEALADVSSAVAAETWTVVEIAGTSPLDRIRAGAAIRTESQPSTPPPGLVPIPGRQASALAALHPLSAARLVN
- the mycP gene encoding type VII secretion-associated serine protease mycosin — translated: MMRTAAVAAVVLLVTAPVAGAVSPPVADPGAQPPQGTVGPTAGMSQRSECVTTGIRPGSDVGAVSANQIMLNLTGAESYSRGDGQTVAVIDTGVQPGPRLPNVIGGGDYLSGGDGLTDCDGHGTLVAGIIGGQPGPDGFTGVAPGARLLSIRQTSPRFSPNAGGKDPASVQASVEIDTLARAVVRAADLGATVINISTAACLAPDRLGDQQTLGAALRYAAIDKDVVIVSAAGNSGASTVGTPGMQCASNPVGDPARRDDPRNWAGVTSVSVPSWWQPYVLSVAALTADGQPADFTMAGPWVGIAAPGKNIVSVSNDAMGGLANGMPDGRGGMAPLDGTSFAAAYVAGTAALIRSRYPGMHADEVVRRLTSTAHNGAQDPSNLVGAGTLAPVAALTWTIDSGSDNAPAPATKRIAAPAPPPTVDHTPRTVAFVGTGVLAAAVVAVAAVTRRRKEELE